The Campylobacter armoricus sequence TCATTTAATACATAAGCTACCAAAGAAAGATTACGCACGATAATATTTTCTTCATAATTGCACGCAAATTTATGCGTATAAAAATTACTCGCAAAACTCTCTTTAATACTTTCTTGATCAAAACCAAAAGTATTAGCACATAAAAATTTACTCACTAAAGCAGATTTAATCAAACCTTGCAAGTCAATCACAACATCATATTTGTTTTGTCTTGCTTCAAAAAGCATAGCAAAAACTTCTTTAAATTTTCTATCTTTCAAAGGCAGGGCATATACTTCATTAATCATTGGATGATCTTGCAACAAACCTGCAAATCTTGCATCTACAAACCAATCAATACTCGCCTTAGGATAATGCTTTTTAATAAATTGCAAAACAATCACCGCATGGATGATATCTCCAAGTGCAGATAATTTAACCAATCCTATTTTCATATGCTACTTTATTTTTAAATTTTCTGTTATGATTGTAACAAAGATTTTTTTAAAAAAAGGTTTATTATGCAAGAATATATTTGTGTGTTTGATTGTGAAAGTATTCCTGATATAGAGCTAATTAAACACATTTATGATTTTAATGGCGATGATTTAAGTATTAGCAAACAAGCTTTAAGTAAGCAAAAAGAAGAAAGCGGAAGTGAGTTTTTACCCTTACCTTTTCATAAAATTATAAGCATTTGTGCAGTGATTGCAGATAAATTTGGAAATTTCATAAAAGTTAATAAAATCAAAGGCGAGAGTGAAAAACAAATGCTAGAAGAATTTTTTAACTTCATAGAAAAACACCAACCTCGTCTTGTTAGCTTTAATGGTAAAAGCTATGATATGCCTTTGCTTGTCATAAGAGCTTTAAAGTATAATATCAACGCAAGTGCGTATTTAGATGCAAGTGATAAATGGAATAATTACAAAAGTAAATTTGCTGAAGAAAAGCATTGTGATTTATTAGAATCTTTAGGAAGTTTTGGTCAAAAAGGTTTAAGGCTCGATACACTTTGTGCTATGGCAGGACTTCCTGGAAAGTATGATATGCATGGAAATGAAGTATTAGAACTTTTCTATCAAAACAAAGTAGAAAAAATTCACGAATATTGTGAAAGTGATGTGCTAAATACCTATATGTTATTTTTAAAATACGAACTCATTAAAGGAAATTTAACTCAAGAAGATTATCTAAATATTTTGGAGCATTTTAAAGAACAGCTTTTACAAAAACATAGCGATAAAAGTTATCAAAAACCATTTTTAGAGGCCATAGAAAAAGAAAAAAATAAGTTTTAAATTAATTAAGAAAAGTATATTAAAATAACTATTATTAAACATCACAAAAAGGATAAAAATGAAAATTTTAATCACCGGTGGCGCAGGATACATAGGTTCTCATACTTTAAAACAATTTTTAGAAACAAATCATGAAATTTGTGTGTTAGATAATCTTTCAAAAGGTAGCAAAAAAAGCTTAGATGAACTTTCTAAGATTAAACCTTTTAAGTTTTTTGAGCAAGATTTAAGCGATTATGCTGGGATTAAAAAACTTTTTAAAGAAGAAAAATTTGATGCGATTGTGCATTTTGCAGCAAGTATTGAAGTGCCTGAAAGTATGGAAAATCCTTTAAAATACTATATGAACAACACCGCAAATACAAGCAATTTAATCCAAACTTGTTTAGAAACAGGTGTAAAGAAATTCATTTTTTCTTCAACCGCAGCTACTTATGGAGAGCCACAAACTCCTATCGTAGATGAACAAAGTCCGTTAGCACCGATTAATCCTTATGGGCAAAGCAAACTAATGAGTGAAAAAGTCTTACAAGATGCTAATATGGCTAATCCTGAATTTAAATACTGCATTTTAAGGTATTTCAATGTAGCAGGTGCTTGCATGAGTTATCCTATAGGTCAACGCTATCCAAAAGCTACTTTGCTTATCAAGGTTGCTGCTGAAGTAGCCATGGGAAAAAGAGAAAAGCTTTATATTTTTGGCGATGATTATAATACCAAAGATGGCACTTGTATAAGAGATTTTATCCATGTTGATGATATTTCAAGTGCGCATTTAGCCGCTTTAGAATACCTAGAGAATAACGAAAGCAATATTTTCAATGTTGGCTATGGACATGGCTTTAGTGTAAAAGAAGTTATTGAAACCATGAAAAAAGTAAGTGGAGTTGATTTTAAAGTAGAGCTTGCACCAAAAAGAGCTGGGGATCCTTCTGTACTTATTTCAAATGCAGATAAAATCAAAACTCTAACTAATTGGAAACCAAAATATGATGATTTAGAATTAATCTGCAAAAGTGCTTATGAGTGGGAAAAACAGTGTTAAAAAAACTTTTTTATATACTCAATGCCCATGATAAGAAATTTTTATTTGCTTTACTTATTTTTTCTATTTTTATAGGATTTATAGAAAGCTTTGCTATTTCTTTAATCATGCCTTTTGTATCAGTGGCGAGTAATTTTGAGCTTTTAGAAAAAAGCTCCTATTTTCAACCTATATATGAGTATTTAAATTTACCAAGTTATAAAATTATTGCTTATTTTGGCTGTATATTAATCGCCTTTTATATTTTTAGAGCCTTTTTAAATGCTTTTTATTTTCATTTGCTCGCACGCTTTTCTAAAGGGCGCTATCACAGCCTTGCTTGTCGTATTTTTGATAAATACTTACATCTTGAATATGAAAATTTTACTAATAAAAATCAATCAGAACTTTTAAAAACTATCACTCAAGAAGTATTTCATTTAAGCACTTTAATTAGTGCATTTTTGCTTATGCTAAGTGAAAGCTTTGTGGTGTTTTTGCTTTATACTTTATTGCTAATTATCAACTATAAAATCACCCTAGCTTTAAGTGCTTTTTTACTTTTAAATGCTTTTATTTTGATTAAAATTCTCTCACCCTTAGTGAAAAAAGCTTCCATAGCTAGAGAAGAGGCGATGAAAAATTATTTTGAAATTTTAAATGCAAATTTAAACAATCTTAAAATCATCAAACTCAAAACCAAAGAACAAAGCACACAAAAGCTTTATGAAATTCAAAGTGGGCTTTTTGCCAAAGCAAACATTAGCAATGAAAGCATGTCAAGCATACCTAGAATTTATCTCGAAGGTATAGGTTTTTGTATGCTTTGTTTTATCGTGGTGTATTTGGTTTTAAGATATGAAAGTGATATTTCATCTATTTTAGCAACTATTACCATTTTTGTAGTAGCTCTTTATAGGCTTATGCCAAGTGCAAATCGTATCATTACAAGTTATAATGAAATCACATATTATAAAAACTCTTTAGATATTATTTATAACATACTTAATGAAAAAGAAGAAAAGCTAGGTGATGAAAATATTGAATTTAAAGAAAAAATCGCTTTAAAAAATCTTTTCTTTGCTTATAAGGGTAAGAAAAATTTATTTAAAAATTTAAATTTTACACTTAAAAAAAATGAAAAAATCGCTTTTATAGGCAAAAGTGGGAGTGGAAAAAGCACTTTGGTCGATCTTATCATAGGTCTTTTAAAACCAAGTGATGGAACAATTTTTGTTGATAGTGTTAAATTAAGCGAAAATAATTTAAAAAGTTTTAGAAGTAAAATTGGCTACATACCTCAACAAATTTATCTTTTTAATGATTCTATTGCTAAAAATATTAGTTTTGGAGAAGAAGTTGATGAAAAACTTTTACATAAAGTTATAAAACAAGCTAATCTTGAAAGTTTTGTTAATTCACTTGAAGATGGAGTGCATACCAAGGTAGGTGATTCAGGTTCGTTTTTAAGTGGCGGACAAAGACAAAGAATAGCCATAGCAAGAGCACTTTACCAACAACCTGAAATTTTAGTTTTAGATGAAGCAACTAGTGCTCTTGATCAAGAAAGTGAAGCAAAAATTATGGAAGAAATTTATAAAATTTCAAAAGATAAAACTTTAATCATCATCGCTCATAGACTCTCAACCATACAAGGCTGTGATAGAGTATTTGAAGTAGATCATGGAAATTTAAAGGAACAAGTATGAAAATCACTTTCATTATAGCGACTTTAAATTCAGGTGGTGCTGAAAGAGTATTAGTCACTTTAGCTAATGAGTTTTGTAAAAATCATGAAATAAATATTATTAAATTTCATAAAGAAGACTCATTTTACAAGCTTGATCCAAAAATCAACCTTTTCACCCTAGAACAATTTGACTTTTCTACTCTTTATAATAAAATAGTCTCACGCATTAAAAAATTCAAAGCTTTAAAACAAGCACTTAAAAACCATGAAAGTGATGTTTTTATCTCATTTTTAGATACAACCAATATTGCTTGTATTTGGGCAAACAAAGACTCAAATATACCTTTAATCATTAGTGAACATAGCTCTTATACTTATTTAAAATCTAAAATTTGGAAATTTTTACGCCGTATAAGTTTTCCTTATGCTAATGCTTTAACAGTGCTAAGTAATGATGATAAAAAATACTATGAAAGCTTTGTTAAAAAAGTTATCAATATGCCAAATCCTTGCCATTTTCACCCCATAAAAGAAAATTTAGAAAAAGAAAATAATGTCATTTTCGTAGGCAGACTTGATCATAACAAAAACGCTTCAATGTTTTTAAAAGCTATTGCAAGGTTGGATAAAAATTTACAAAATCAATATAATTTTTTAATAGCAGGTGATGGAGAATTAAGACAAGATTTAGAACTAGAAGCCAAGAGTTTAAATATCAAAGTTCAATTTTTAGGTAAAGTTGAAAATATGCAAGAATTATACAAAAAAGCAAAAATTATTTGTCTTTGTTCTTTTATAGAAGGTTTGCCAACGATTTTACTTGAAAGTTTATATTATCAAGTAGCACGCATTAGTACTAAATACACAAGTGGTCACAAAGATTTAATCGATGATGGTAAAGATGGGTTTTTAGTAGATTTAGATGATGAAAAGGCTTTAAGTGAAAAACTCACCCTTTTAATGCAAGATGAAAATTTAAGAAAAGAATTAGCACTCAATGCTCAAAAACGATGTAAAGATTATGAAGTAGCCAATGTGGCACAAAAGTGGCTTGGTTTAATCAAAGAAGTAAGGGTTTAAAATGAAAAAACTTGCAATTTTTATATATTCTTTAGGAAGTGGTGGTGCTGAAAGAGTTGTATCCACATTGCTACCGATTTTAAATTTGAAATACGAAGTACATTTGATTTTGATGAATGATAAAATTTCATATGATATTCCTGAAGTTAATATTCATTATCTTGAAAAATCAATCCCAAGCGAAAGTAATTTAGCCAAATTTTTAAAACTACCCTTACTAGCTATGAAATACAAAAAACTTTGTGAAGATTTAAAAATAGATTTACAATTTGTATTATTAAATAGACCTAATTATATTGCATTAATGGCAAAATCTCTAGGACTTAAATCAACTCTTATCATCAATGAATGCACCACTCCAAGTGTGATTTATAAACACAATAATCTAAATTCTTTTATCAATAAATTTCTTATAAAAAAGCTTTATAATAAAGCAGATTTAATCTTAGCAAATTCTTTAGGCAACAAAGAAGATTTAATACAAAATTTCAACATAGAAGCTAAGAAATGTGATATTTTATACAATGCCATAGATTTAGAGAATATTTTAGAAAAATCTAAAGAGAAAATAGACTTTAAAGAGCCTTTTATACTAAGCGTTGGAAGGCTTGATCATGGTAAAAATCATACTATGCTTATAAGAGCTTATGCAAAAGTTAAAACTGATTTAAAATTAGTCATTTTAGGTGAGGGTATTTTAAAAGATGAGCTTTTAGCTTTAATTGAAGAATTAAATTTAAAAAATAAAGTCTTTTTGCTAGGTTTTGATAAAAATCCTTATAAATACATGAGTAAATGTGATTTTTTTGCTTTTGCTTCAAGTTTTGAGGGTTTTTCAAATGTTTTAATCGAGTGCTTAGCTTGTAATTGTGCTGTGCTTTGTACTGATCACAAAAGTGGTGCAAGAGAGTTATTTTTAAATGATGAATTTGGGCTTTTAGTAAAGGTAGATGATGAAAAAGCTATGCAAGAAGGTTTAGAAAAAATGTGTAATGATGAAGAATTAAAAACAAACTATAGACAAAAAGCTTTTTTGCGTGCAAAAGAATTTGATAAAATTAGCATAGCAAAGCAATTGTTTGAATTTTTTAATAAGGTTTAAAATGAAATTTCAGCAAAACTTTACTAGTAATAATTCTATAAAATATACTTGTGTTTTAATCCTTCTAGCTTTTGCTTTTAGTATTTTGTGTAGATTATACTGGGTAGCTTGGGCGAGTGAGTTTTATGAGTTTTTCTTTAATGATCAACTTATGATCACAACTAATGATGGTTATGCTTTTGCAGAAGGTGCAAGAGATATGATAGCAGGCTTTCATCAAGCTAATGATTTATCTTATTTTGGAAGCTCACTTTCTACTTTAACTTATTGGCTTTATAATATTTTACCTTTTAGCTTTGAAAGTATTATTTTATATATGAGTACTTTTTTTGCTTCTTTGATTGTTGTGCCTATTATATTAATCGCAAGAGAATACAAACTCACTACTTATGGCTTTATAGCAGCTTTGCTTGCAAGTATTGCAAATAGTTATTATAACCGCACTATGAGTGGGTATTATGATACTGATATGTTGGTTTTAGTTTTACCAATGTTTATTTTGCTTACTTTTATACGCTTAACTATCAATAAAGATATTTTCACCCTTCTTTTAAGTCCGATTTTCATCATGATTTATTTATGGTGGTATCCATCAAGCTATTCTTTAAATTTTGCCATGATAGGACTTTTTGGACTTTATATTTTAGTATTTCATAGAAAAGAAAAGATTTTTTATCTAGCTATTGCTTTAATGATTATTGCTTTAAGTATGCTAGCATGGCAATATAAACTTGCTTTTATTGTATTGTTATTTGCTATTTTTGCTTTTAAAGAAGAAAAAATCAATTTTTATATGATTTGGAGTCTGATTTTTATCAGTATATTGATTTTGTTTTTGAGTGGTGGTTTAGATCCTGTTTTATACCAGCTAAAGTTTTATGTTCTCAAAGCTTCAGATGTACAAAATTTAAAAGATGCTGCTTTTGTATATTTTAATGTTAATGAAACCATTATGGAAGTAAATACCATTGATCCTGAAGTATTTATGCAAAGAATTAGCTCTAGTGTTTTGGTATTTATTCTTTCTTTTATAGGTTTTATCTTACTTTGTAAAGATCACAAAAGTATGCTTTTAGCCCTACCTATGCTTGCTTTAGGTTTTATGGCTTTAAGAGCTGGGCTTAGATTTACCATTTATGCAGTTCCTGTAATGGCTTTGGGTTTTGGATACTTTTTATATGCATTTTTTAATTTTTTAGAAAAAAAACAAATAAAACTTAGTTTAAAAAATAAAAACATCTTACTAATATTCATTACATTTTTTAGCATAATACCTGCCTTATTACATATATATTATTATAAATCATCTACCGTTTTTACTTCTTATGAAGCTAGTATTTTAAATGATTTAAAAAATAAAGCTCAAAGAGAAGATTATGTTCTTACTTGGTGGGATTATGGTTATCCAATACGCTATTATAGTGATGTAAAAACCTTAATCGATGGTGGAAAACACCTAGGAAAAGATAACTTCTTCTCATCTTTTATCTTAAGCAAAGAACAAATTCCAGCAGCTAATATGGCAAGACTTAGTGTGGAATATACAGAAAAATCTTTTAAAGAAAACTATCCTGATATTTTAAAAGCTATGGTTAAAGATTATAATCAAACAAATGCTACAAATTTTTTAGAAAGTTTAAATAATAAAGATTTTAAATTTGATACTAACAAAACAAGAGATGTATATATTTATATGCCTTATAGAATGTTACGCATTATGCCTGTTGTAGCTCAATTTGCAAATACAAATCCTGATAATGGAGAACAAGAAAAAAGTTTATTTTTCTCTCAAGCTAACGCTATAGCTCAAGATAAAACCACAGGTTCTGTTATGCTTGATAATGGAGTAGAAATTATCAATGATTTTAGAGCTTTAAAACTAGAAGGTGCGACTATACCTTTAAAAGCTTTTGTAGATATAGAATCAATCACTAATGGCAAATTTTATTACAATGAAATTGATTCAAAAGCTCAAATTTATTTACTCTTTTTAAGAGAATACAAAAGCTTTGTGATTTTAGATGAAAGTCTTTACAATAGTTCTTATATACAGATGTTTTTATTAAATCAATACGATCAAGATTTATTTGAGCAAATTACCAATGATGCAAGAGCAAAAATTTATAGGCTAAAAAAATGAAAATAGGAATTTTAACCCATAGTGCAATGAGTGTGTATTATTTTCGTCTTGCACTCATTAGAGCTTTAGAAAAAAATAATCATGAAGTTATAATCATCACTCCAAAAGATGATTTTGCTATCAAATTACAAGAGCTAGGCTATAAGGTTTGCTTTTATGATTTGGCTAGATCAAGCATTAATCCTTTGGTTGTTTTTAAAAATCTACTTAGTTTAAAAAATACACTTAAAAGTTTAAATTTAGATCTTTTACAAACAAGCGCACACAAAAGCAATACAACAGGTATTATAGCAGCTAAAATGGCAGGCATTAAATATACTTTTGGCTTGGTTGAGGGCTTAGGAAGTTTTTATATTGATGATGATTTTAAAAGCAAATTAGTAAGAATGAGTATTAACTTACTTTATAAAATTTCTTTTAAACTTGCCAATGGTTTTATTTTTGTCAATGAAAGCAATGCTTTATTTATGAAAAATTTAGGCTTACAAGAAGAAAAAATAAAAATCATTAAATCAGTAGGGTTAAATTTAAAACAATTTTTACCTTTAAAAATTACCACAGAAGAAAAACAAGCTTTTTTAAAAAAATATAATATGCCCGATAAACCTATTGTTTTAATGATTTCAAGAGCACTTTGGCATAAAGGTATTAAAGAATTTTATGAAGCAAGTAAAATTTTAAAAGATAAGGCAAATTTTGTTCTAGTGGGTGGAGTTGATGATAATAAATCTTGTGCTCCATTAGAATTTTTACACTCAAATGATGTTTTTTATCTAGGTGCAAGAAGCGATATTACACATTTATTAAATTTATGCGATATTTTTGTTTTACCAAGTTATAAAGAAGGCTATCCAAGAACCGTTTTAGAAGCACAAGCTTGTAAAAAAGCGTGTGTGGTAAGTGATGCTGAAGGTTGCATTGAAGCAGTGGATAATGCCATAGATGGTTTAATTTGTAAAAGCAAAGATAGTAAAGATTTAGCAGAAAAAATTGCTGTTTTATTAGAGGATGAAAAACTAAAAAATACTTTAGCACAAAATGCTTTTCTTAGGGCACAAAATTATGATGAGAATATCATAGCTTTGAAATATCTTGACTTTTATAGGGGTTTTATAAATGTATAAAAATGGTTTAAAGCGTGTTTTTGACTTTTTTTTGGCTTTGATTTTATTAGTTATTTTTTTACCCTTTATAATACTCATTGCAATTATCTTAAAAATTGTGCAAGGAAGTGTTCTTTTTAAACAAGCAAGACCGGGATTGAATGAAAAAATTTTTTATATTTATAAATTCAAAACAATGAGTGATGAAACAGATAAAAATGGAGAATTACTTCCTGATGAATTACGCCTAAAGCCTTTTGGCAAACTAGTTAGAAGTTTGAGTTTAGATGAATTACCGCAGCTTTTTAATGTACTTAAAGGTGATATGAGTTTCATAGGCCCAAGACCTTTGCTTGTAGAATACTTGCCCTTATACAACCAAGAACAAAAAAAACGCCATAATGTAAGACCTGGTATTACAGGTTGGGCACAAATTAATGGACGAAATGCTATTTCTTGGGAGCAAAAATTTAAATATGATGTAGAATATGTGCAAAATTGTTCTTTTTTATTTGATCTTAAAATATTTTTTATGACTATCATTAAAGTTTTAAAAAGAAGTGGGGTTAATAAAGAAGGAACTGCTACAACGGATAAATTCAATGGACACAACTAAAAGTATTTATATATACGGTTCTAGCGGACATGGCTTAGTCTGTGCTGATGTGGCTAAAAATTTAGGATATGAAAAAATCATTTTTTTAGATGATTATAAAGGCTTAAAATATCATTCAAATTTAGAAAAACACGATATGTTTATTGCTATTGGTGCAAATCATATTAGAGAAAAACTTTTCAAAAAAGCAAAAGAAGATGGATTTAGATTAGTAAATTTGATACACAAAAGTGCTATTATTAGTTCAAGTGCTTTTTTGGACGATGAAGGTATTTTAATTATGCCAAATGTAGTAGTTAATGCTAAAGCTAGTATAGCAAAAGGCGTGATTTTAAATACTGCTTGTGTGATTGAGCATGAGTGTTTTGTAGATGAATTTAGCCATATTAGTGTTGGAGCTAAATTAACAGGAAATGTAAAAATAGGCAAGCGTTGTTTTTTGGGAGTTAATTCAAGCGTTATTCCTTGTATAAGTGTAAATGATGATATAACCTTGGGCGCAGGAGCAGTTGTGGTTAAAAACTTAACTTCTAAAGGCATTTATACTGGAGTTCCTGCTAAGAAAATAAAGGAGGCAAAATGAGATTTTTTTTATCAGCACCACATATGAGTGGAAAAGAATTAGAATATATACACAAAGCTTTTGAAAGTAATTACATAGCACCTTTAGGTGAGTTTGTTAATGCATTAGAACAAAGCATTAAAGATTATACAAAAAGCTCTAATGCTCTTGCTCTAAATGCAGCCACTGCAGCTATTCATCTAGCTTTAAGAGTTTTGGGTATCAAAGAAGGTGATGTAGTGTTAGCTTCAAGTTTTACTTTTATAGCTTCAGTAGCACCGATTTCTTATATGAATGCTACACCTGTATTTATTGATTGTGATGAAACTTATAATTTAGATGTAAATTTATTAAAAAAAGCTATCAAAGAAAGTCCTAAAAAGCCAAAAGCTCTCATTTTAACACACCTTTATGGCAATGCTTCTAAAATGGATGAGATTGTTCAAATTTGCAAGGAAAATGAGATTTTTTTAATCGAAGATGCTGCTGAAGCTTTAGGAAGTTTTTATAAGAACAAAGCTTTAGGAACTTTTGGAGATTTTGGGATATACTCTTTTAATGGTAATAAAATCATCACAACAGGTGGTGGAGGTATGCTTGTAAGTGAAAATTATCTCAACCTTGAAAAAGCAAGATTTTATAGCACCCAAGCTAGAGAAAATTGTCTTCATTATGAGCATAAAGAATATGGTTATAATTATAGAATGAGTAATATCTTAGGTGCAATCGGCACTGCACAAATGGAAATTTTAGAAGAAAGAGTTAATAAAAAGCGTGAAATTTATAGCTGGTATAAAGAATTTTTAAGTGGAACTTTTACCTTTTTAGATGAACTTGAAAATACTAGATCAAATCGTTGGTTAAGTACTACTATACTTGATTTTGATCAAAACAAACTTAATACTTATGAAAAACATTGTATTTGTGAAAATAAAAATGTTCAAATTCAAGATAAAATTTTAAAAATTATTCAAACTTTAAAAGATAACAAAATCGAAAGTCGCCCACTTTGGAAACCTATGCATTTACAAGAGCTTTACAAAGGCTGCGATGCTTACTTAAATGGTAATAGTGAGTTTTTCTTTAGCAATGGAATTTGTCTTCCAAGTGCAACTACTATGAGTAAGGCTGATGTAGAAGAGGTTTCTACTTTAATCTTAAATACCTTAAAGGACTAAGATGGATTATAAAAGCAAACGCTTAGGTTTTTTCCTAAGTGCTGATATTTTACTTTTTGTAATAAGCATTTATTTGTCTTTTTCTTTACGCTTTAGTGCAGATATCCCAAGCAATTTTTATGAAGGTATGTTTAAAAGTGCTGTGATTTTAATCTTACTTAAAATCATTTTTCTAGCATTTTTTAGAATTTATCAAGTTGCTTGGAGATTTTTTTCACTTAATGAAGCACGCAAATTAGTCATTGCGTTAGCTTTAGCAGAACTTGTATTTTTGGCAATTTATTATTTTTATGATGATTTTTTCAACCCTTTTCCTAGAAGCGTTATAGGAATAGATTTTGTTTTATCTTGCATGCTAATTGGAAGTTTGCGTATTAGCAAAAGAATGGTGGTTGATTTTAGAAAACCAAAATACAATGACGAATATCCTTGTATAGTAGTTGGAGCTACTTCAAAGGCTTTGCATTTATTAAAAGGAGCTAAAGAAGGAAGCTTGGGACTTTTTCCTATAGCTGTAGTAGATGAGCGTAAAAACTTAATAGGCACTTATTGTGATAAATTTATAGTTGAAGAAAAAGAAGCGATTAAAAAATATACCGCTGAAGGTATTCATACTGCTATCATTGCTTTAAAACTTGAGCAAGAAGAACTTAAAAAGCTTTTTGATGAGCTAATTGCTTATGGGATTAATGATATAAAACTCTTTTCTTTTACACAAAATGAAGCTAGAGATATAAGCATTGAAGATTTACTAGCACGCAAACCAAAAGATTTAGATAATGCTTGCGTAATTGATTTTATCAAAAATAAAATAGTTTTAGTTAGTGGAGCCGGTGGAACTATAGGAAGTGAGCTTTGCAAACAATGTATCAAATTTGGCGCAAAACACTTAATCATGCTTGATCATAGTGAATATAATTTATATAAAATCAACGAAGAATTAAGCCCGTATAAAGAAAAAATTGAACCTATTATGATGAGTATTTTAGACAAAGAAGCTCTAGAAAAACTTTTACAAGAAAAAAACATAGATTTAATTTTACACGCAGCAGCTTATAAACATGTTCCTTTGTGTGAGCAAAATCCACATTCGGCTATTTTAAATAACATCATAGGTACCAAAAATTTAATCGATCTTGCAAAAACTTATAAGGTTGCTAAATTTGTTATGATAAGTACTGATAAAGCTGTAAGGCCAACTAATATCATGGGTTGTACAAAAAGAATTTGTGAGCTTTATGCGCTAAGTTCAAGTTGTGAAAATTTTGAAGTAGCTTGTGTGCGTTTTGGTAATGTTTTAGGCTCAAGTGGAAGTGTTATACCTAAATTCAAAGCCCAAATTGCTGCTAATGAGCCACTTACCCTTACTCATCCTAATATAGTGCGTTATTTTATGCTAGTAGATGAAGCTGTACAACTTGTCTTGCAAGCTGCTGCTATTGCTAAAGGTGGAGAATTATTTGTCCTTGATATGGGCGAACCAGTAAAAATTATGGATCTAGCTAAAAAAATGCTTTTACTTTCTAATAAAAAATTAGAGATAAAAATCACTGGACTTAGAAAAGGTGAAAAGCTCTATGAAGAACTTTTAATTCACGAAAATGATTTAAAAACGCAATATGAAAGTATTTTTGTAACTACTAGTGAAATTAAGGATCTAAAAATTTTAAATAAGGAAATAGAAAGATTACTTCAAAGCCCAGATCCTACAAAAGTTTTAAAGGAAATTGTACCTGAATTTAATCACAATAAAAATGGAGAATAATTAAATTCTAATTTTATTTTAAAATTGATATAATATACACTTTAATTGATTAATAAAAATAAAAATGATACAATTACATTTTAGTGTAAATTAAATAATCTAATAAAGGAAAAAAAGTGAAGTTATTGGTAGTTGATGATAGTTCTACTATGAGAAGAATAATCAAAAATACTCTTGTGAGATTAGGTCATAAAGATGTTTTAGAAGCTGAACATGGCGTTGAAGCTTGGGATTTACTTTCACA is a genomic window containing:
- the pglF gene encoding UDP-N-acetylglucosamine 4,6-dehydratase (configuration-retaining); this translates as MDYKSKRLGFFLSADILLFVISIYLSFSLRFSADIPSNFYEGMFKSAVILILLKIIFLAFFRIYQVAWRFFSLNEARKLVIALALAELVFLAIYYFYDDFFNPFPRSVIGIDFVLSCMLIGSLRISKRMVVDFRKPKYNDEYPCIVVGATSKALHLLKGAKEGSLGLFPIAVVDERKNLIGTYCDKFIVEEKEAIKKYTAEGIHTAIIALKLEQEELKKLFDELIAYGINDIKLFSFTQNEARDISIEDLLARKPKDLDNACVIDFIKNKIVLVSGAGGTIGSELCKQCIKFGAKHLIMLDHSEYNLYKINEELSPYKEKIEPIMMSILDKEALEKLLQEKNIDLILHAAAYKHVPLCEQNPHSAILNNIIGTKNLIDLAKTYKVAKFVMISTDKAVRPTNIMGCTKRICELYALSSSCENFEVACVRFGNVLGSSGSVIPKFKAQIAANEPLTLTHPNIVRYFMLVDEAVQLVLQAAAIAKGGELFVLDMGEPVKIMDLAKKMLLLSNKKLEIKITGLRKGEKLYEELLIHENDLKTQYESIFVTTSEIKDLKILNKEIERLLQSPDPTKVLKEIVPEFNHNKNGE